In the genome of Bacteroidota bacterium, one region contains:
- a CDS encoding response regulator transcription factor, with translation MPKIKILLVDDEEDILELLQYNLEKADFKVLRASNGEEALEIARKEEPDMILLDIMMPRMDGVETCRRLRAMPGGDRPHIIFLTARSEEYSEIAGLEAGADDYVTKPIKPRLLLARLQAIIRRGRQSGPAPVEQSNTLKVGELEINRDEYLVYRKGKPLSLPKKEFELLLFLASQPGKVFTRDILLEQVWGSDVQVVDRTIDVHVRKLREKIGKKWIKTIQGVGYKFTTKA, from the coding sequence ATGCCAAAAATCAAGATACTGCTGGTAGATGACGAGGAAGATATCCTCGAGTTGCTTCAATACAATTTGGAGAAGGCTGATTTTAAGGTGCTTCGCGCTTCGAATGGCGAAGAAGCCTTGGAAATCGCACGCAAGGAGGAGCCCGACATGATCTTGCTGGACATCATGATGCCCCGCATGGATGGTGTGGAGACCTGCCGTCGATTGCGTGCCATGCCGGGCGGAGACAGGCCGCATATTATTTTCCTTACGGCACGCTCCGAGGAATACAGCGAAATCGCTGGCTTGGAAGCAGGCGCTGACGACTACGTCACCAAGCCGATCAAGCCAAGGTTGCTCTTGGCAAGACTGCAAGCGATCATTCGGAGGGGGCGGCAATCGGGGCCTGCACCTGTCGAGCAAAGCAATACCCTGAAAGTGGGGGAGTTGGAAATCAACCGTGACGAATACCTGGTCTACCGCAAAGGTAAACCCTTGAGCCTGCCCAAGAAGGAGTTTGAGCTCTTGTTGTTCCTCGCGTCACAACCTGGCAAGGTGTTCACGCGCGACATTTTATTGGAGCAAGTCTGGGGATCAGATGTGCAAGTCGTGGACCGCACGATTGATGTGCATGTGCGCAAGCTGCGCGAAAAAATTGGAAAAAAGTGGATCAAAACAATTCAAGGCGTTGGCTACAAATTCACCACTAAGGCCTGA
- a CDS encoding TlpA family protein disulfide reductase → MPKDVVKSSIDPVLAKANAGSVAHESLLRGFVSGFEQAKSDLLLEYGKLFISTYPSSDPGFIASLNNSIAQIEATAEGGMAPDISAATPDGKTMKLSDFRGKIVMIDFWASWCRPCRMENPNVLLAYKKYHPKGFEILGVSLDQEKGKWLDAIKQDGLIWAHISDLGGWGSQPAKAYGVNSIPATVLVDKEGKIIARNLRGPALEEKLKEIFGS, encoded by the coding sequence ATGCCCAAAGACGTGGTCAAAAGTTCGATCGATCCTGTGTTAGCCAAGGCAAATGCGGGTTCAGTCGCCCATGAAAGTTTGCTCCGCGGATTTGTTTCCGGCTTCGAACAAGCGAAAAGCGATCTTCTTCTTGAATACGGGAAATTGTTTATCAGCACGTACCCTTCCAGCGATCCCGGCTTCATCGCCTCGCTCAACAATTCGATCGCCCAGATAGAAGCCACGGCCGAAGGCGGCATGGCACCTGACATCTCTGCAGCAACACCCGATGGCAAGACGATGAAATTGAGCGATTTTCGTGGAAAAATCGTCATGATTGACTTCTGGGCAAGCTGGTGCCGCCCTTGCAGAATGGAAAATCCCAACGTCTTGCTAGCCTATAAGAAGTATCATCCCAAAGGATTTGAAATTTTGGGTGTGAGTCTGGATCAAGAAAAGGGAAAATGGCTTGATGCGATCAAGCAAGACGGCCTGATTTGGGCGCATATCAGTGACTTGGGCGGCTGGGGAAGTCAACCGGCCAAGGCTTATGGCGTAAATTCGATTCCTGCGACGGTGCTCGTAGACAAGGAAGGCAAGATCATTGCCCGTAACTTGAGAGGTCCTGCCCTGGAAGAAAAACTCAAAGAAATTTTCGGAAGCTAA
- a CDS encoding 4Fe-4S dicluster domain-containing protein: MALMITEECINCGACEPECPNTAIYEPGVEWRFSDGTGLSGDIAFGDGSSQSANAIQKPVSDEIYYIVPDKCTECTGFHEEPQCAAVCPVDCCVPDPDYPESKEELLEKKNWMHV, encoded by the coding sequence ATGGCACTGATGATCACCGAAGAATGCATTAACTGCGGCGCCTGCGAACCAGAATGCCCCAATACTGCAATCTATGAGCCTGGCGTCGAATGGCGTTTTTCAGATGGTACGGGGCTCAGCGGCGATATCGCCTTTGGCGATGGTAGCTCACAATCGGCCAATGCCATTCAGAAACCTGTTTCTGACGAAATCTACTACATCGTTCCTGATAAATGCACGGAATGTACTGGATTTCACGAGGAGCCGCAGTGCGCCGCGGTTTGTCCGGTAGACTGCTGCGTCCCTGATCCCGATTATCCTGAAAGCAAGGAAGAATTGCTGGAGAAGAAAAATTGGATGCACGTCTGA